In a genomic window of Meleagris gallopavo isolate NT-WF06-2002-E0010 breed Aviagen turkey brand Nicholas breeding stock chromosome 1, Turkey_5.1, whole genome shotgun sequence:
- the LOC104910786 gene encoding suppressor of cytokine signaling 1-like, protein MIRGRPDDLQNTRTTVACLQRQHRSVLPSPAPPGLPDRFRMFRSCEWEVLERSLNILQASDFYWGPLSVGEAHAKLQREPVGTYLVRDSSQGNCLFSLSVRMPTGPVSLRISFQEGYFRLKNWFSDCVVRLLELVVAGTRNNPLHFDEMGGTPLVFSEPLCRSRRTVPTLRELCQRHLPGSTAAMRTCPREAVMSPLDGSVVSNPSATGTRR, encoded by the coding sequence atgatcagagggagGCCAGATGATCTGCAAAACACACGCACCACTGTTGCTTGTCTGCAAAGGCAGCATCGGAGCGTTCTCCCTAGCCCCGCGCCACCCGGCTTGCCCGATCGCTTCCGGATGTTTCGCAGTTGCGAGTGGGAGGTCCTGGAGCGATCCCTCAACATCCTCCAGGCCAGTGACTTCTACTGGGGCCCGCTGTCCGTCGGGGAGGCCCACGCCAAGCTGCAGCGGGAGCCCGTCGGCACCTACCTGGTGCGGGACAGCTCGCAGGGGAATTGCTTGTTCAGCCTGAGCGTGCGGATGCCGACCGGGCCCGTCAGCCTCCGCATCTCTTTCCAAGAGGGCTATTTCCGTCTGAAGAACTGGTTTTCGGACTGTGTGGTCCggctgctggagctggtggTGGCGGGGACCCGCAACAACCCCTTGCACTTTGATGAAATGGGGGGAACTCCTCTGGTCTTTTCCGAGCCCTTGTGTCGGAGCCGCCGGACTGTGCCCACGCTGCGAGAACTGTGCCAGCGGCACCTGCCCGGTTCCACCGCTGCCATGCGGACGTGCCCACGGGAGGCGGTGATGTCACCCCTGGATGGGAGCGTGgtctccaacccctctgcaacTGGCACTAGGAGATGA